The following coding sequences are from one Desulfobacterales bacterium window:
- a CDS encoding respiratory nitrate reductase subunit gamma gives MEKIYYIVLVPMVYISFAMFIFGIIFQVIRLFFKAKSAVPAPIFFGKNPKPFAAWYDTFLLPTVRKHNPILWLFLMIFHICFLLLIIGHIELIADISIIQIIPHTIFLGNGYIGFLMAISLLFFLFRRFFTPYRQLSIPEDYFLLILLFLTVIFGSEMDWARNLYGYGQLGIEDYRTYLSSMIFFKPELTDNILDSGHSFMLVLHVFFANVFLMIAPFSKIIHFIIALPVNKLRRGIHG, from the coding sequence ATGGAAAAAATATACTATATTGTTCTCGTTCCTATGGTTTATATCTCATTTGCAATGTTTATCTTCGGAATAATTTTTCAAGTTATTAGATTATTTTTTAAAGCAAAGAGTGCTGTTCCAGCTCCAATTTTTTTTGGTAAAAATCCGAAACCATTTGCAGCATGGTATGACACATTTTTACTTCCAACTGTAAGAAAACATAACCCAATTCTATGGCTTTTTCTAATGATATTTCATATATGTTTTTTGCTTCTAATAATTGGCCATATCGAACTGATAGCAGATATATCTATTATTCAAATCATTCCCCACACTATATTCTTAGGAAACGGATATATTGGATTTTTAATGGCAATTTCGCTGCTTTTTTTTCTTTTTCGACGTTTTTTTACGCCATATCGTCAACTTTCAATTCCAGAAGACTATTTTTTATTAATTTTACTTTTTCTTACGGTTATTTTTGGAAGTGAAATGGATTGGGCAAGGAATTTGTATGGCTATGGACAATTAGGTATTGAAGATTATCGTACATACTTGTCGAGCATGATTTTTTTTAAGCCTGAATTAACGGATAATATTTTAGACTCAGGACATTCATTTATGTTGGTGCTGCATGTCTTTTTCGCCAATGTCTTTTTAATGATTGCACCATTTAGCAAAATTATCCACTTTATAATCGCCCTGCCGGTTAATAAGTTAAGGAGAGGAATTCATGGATAA
- a CDS encoding DsrE/DsrF/DrsH-like family protein: protein MEENFVTKEIFEQQIEDIKKQLAAIKGASPQNKLSMVVFSGDLDKLLASFIIATGAVAMGMDVVMFFTFWATPALRNPKKTTGEKDIMGKMFGAMLPKGSGKVKLSKMNMGGMGTKMMKSLMKKKNVASLEQMIDMAAELGVKIYVCEMSMNLMGFKREEMIDYPDISYCGVAKFLEDALGSKIQLFI from the coding sequence ATGGAAGAAAATTTTGTAACAAAAGAAATTTTTGAGCAACAAATCGAGGACATCAAAAAACAATTGGCCGCAATAAAAGGCGCAAGTCCTCAAAATAAATTATCAATGGTTGTTTTTAGTGGAGATCTTGATAAATTGCTTGCATCTTTTATAATAGCAACTGGTGCTGTAGCAATGGGGATGGATGTGGTTATGTTTTTTACTTTTTGGGCAACTCCAGCTCTTAGGAATCCAAAAAAAACGACCGGAGAAAAGGACATTATGGGAAAAATGTTTGGTGCTATGCTTCCTAAAGGTTCGGGAAAGGTTAAACTTTCTAAAATGAACATGGGTGGAATGGGCACAAAAATGATGAAGTCCTTGATGAAGAAAAAAAATGTAGCCTCTCTCGAACAAATGATAGATATGGCTGCTGAACTTGGAGTAAAAATTTATGTATGTGAAATGTCAATGAATTTGATGGGCTTTAAGAGAGAAGAAATGATTGATTATCCTGATATTTCTTATTGCGGAGTAGCAAAATTTTTAGAAGACGCATTAGGCAGTAAAATTCAACTTTTTATATAA
- a CDS encoding sulfurtransferase TusA family protein — translation MKVDKVMNLKGLPCPMPIVKISKGIKEVQIGQIIEASTTDPGALSDFPAWARSSGNEIVKTEQESDGTKFYIKRIV, via the coding sequence ATTAAAGTAGATAAAGTAATGAATCTTAAAGGCTTACCATGCCCAATGCCAATTGTTAAAATTAGCAAGGGAATCAAAGAAGTACAAATTGGGCAGATTATTGAAGCTTCTACAACTGATCCTGGAGCTCTTTCAGATTTTCCAGCATGGGCGAGAAGTAGCGGCAATGAAATTGTTAAAACTGAACAAGAAAGTGATGGTACCAAATTTTATATTAAGCGTATCGTATAA
- a CDS encoding MarR family transcriptional regulator: MNDLKTNSNHLDFQAKKLQGLIKDIIQCCENRKLYEISKFEIPFAELKCLLLFEGARYLTVKTISQRMDVAKSRITILINGLKKKGFVEIIDDPEDARIKLIRLTNTGSAKLNEIMNYQMEIHKKLLLTMDENERKNVINHMEILRMAMEIIKKEL; the protein is encoded by the coding sequence ATGAACGATTTAAAAACAAATTCAAATCATCTTGATTTTCAAGCAAAAAAACTTCAAGGCTTAATAAAAGATATTATTCAATGCTGTGAAAATAGAAAACTCTATGAGATCAGCAAATTTGAGATTCCTTTTGCTGAATTAAAATGTTTGCTACTTTTTGAAGGTGCGCGTTACCTCACTGTAAAAACAATTTCCCAACGAATGGATGTGGCTAAAAGCCGAATCACTATACTGATTAACGGGTTAAAAAAAAAAGGATTTGTTGAAATTATTGATGATCCTGAAGATGCCAGAATAAAATTGATTAGATTAACAAATACAGGCTCTGCAAAATTAAATGAAATTATGAATTATCAAATGGAAATTCATAAAAAACTTCTACTTACAATGGATGAAAATGAGCGTAAAAATGTTATAAATCATATGGAAATACTTAGAATGGCGATGGAAATCATTAAAAAGGAGTTATAG